In one Acipenser ruthenus chromosome 10, fAciRut3.2 maternal haplotype, whole genome shotgun sequence genomic region, the following are encoded:
- the LOC117412169 gene encoding lysine-specific demethylase 4A, with protein sequence MASDSASQNPSCRIMTFYPTREEFQNFSRYVAYIESQGAHRAGLAKIVPPKDWKPRRCYDGIDELVIPAPIQQVVTGQSGLFTQYNIQKKPMTLREFRKIANSDKFCNPHYADFEELERKYWKNLTFNPPIYGADVNGTLYDPDITEWNIGHLNTILDTVELESGITIEGVNTPYLYFGMWKTTFAWHIEDMDLYSINYLHFGEPKSWYCVPPEHGKRLERLAKGFFPGSAQNCEAFLRHKMTLISPSILKKYGIPFDKITQEAGEFMITFPYGYHAGFNHGFNCAESTNFATQRWIEYGKQATLCSCRKDMVKISMDVFVQKFQPDRYKQWKAGKDNAAIDHSLPTPEAAEFLKEGNGDSETEMNSSVGSTDESETTVNNKKSLIKHRIGTKRHRVCLEVPQEVLPKEELHYEVEVCEEEAISTQQDHQQGMDCTEELSTEELGHQAKVEELQLVKCETVGEVVVDQSVSPTPLVECSSHEVENPIVPDNETSPARDDNVNLLHLPKSQKHIVNSHISKEVSPASRPQSPVAGTSGDYLTGGAPHCLPRSGAACLVLSKTLSPAEVLHVHSYAKGSYSEAGAGSPSERRVNTGMSGKEQGDAQIAEEDTDSVKSKRQPLDKLPRHHPLVKDCFSDEEMQEQIHLDEDTAETEQWAKSLANLWQTRPHNLQAEREYNRNMGLEPPYCAVCMLFQTYHQSEYDGNNQSTLMDSEGRLRTKPLIPEMCFSTNEVSNDLNFSAPYLEEDGTSLLITCSNCCVRVHTSCYGVAPEKVSDDWKCSRCEANAMTESCCLCSLRGGALQRANNDKWVHVLCAVAVLEARFVNLAERSPVDLSGIPLQRFKLKCFYCKKRMKRAAGCCVQCSHGRCPTSFHATCAQAAGVLMQSDDWPFVVFITCFRHKGPIHTERNKAALRELSVGQKVICKHKNGRYYQSEVVNLTKETFYEVNFDDGSFSDNLFPEDIVSRDCQQLGPPGESEVVQVRWTDGLVYGAKFVAAHVVQMYQVEFEDGSQLSAKRDDVYTLDEELPKRVKTRLSVASDMRFGIFTEKEVKQETKRQRVINSKYRGDYIEPVVYRAIME encoded by the exons ATGGCTTCTGACTCAGCATCTCAAAATCCCAGCTGTCGGATAATGACCTTTTATCCCACAAGGGAGGAGTTTCAGAATTTCAGCCGCTATGTTGCCTACATTGAGTCTCAAGGGGCTCACAGAGCAGGGCTGGCTAAG ATTGTCCCTCCAAAAGACTGGAAACCCCGGAGGTGCTACGATGGCATTGATGAGCTGGTGATCCCAGCTCCAATCCAGCAGGTGGTCACTGGGCAGTCGGGTCTCTTCACCCAGTACAACATACAGAAGAAGCCAATGACTTTGCGGGAGTTTCGCAAGATTGCAAACAGTGACAA GTTCTGCAATCCACATTATGCTGATTTTGAAGAGCTTGAAAGGAAATACTGGAAGAACCTGACATTCAATCCACCCATTTATGGCGCAGATGTAAATGGGACGCTCTATGATCCG GACATCACAGAGTGGAACATTGGCCATCTAAATACGATCCTGGATACGGTGGAGTTAGAGAGCGGAATTACTATAGAGGGTGTAAACACACCATACCTGTACTTTGGGATGTGGAAGACTACATTTGCATGGCACATTGAGGACATGGACCTGTACAGCATTAACTACCTGCACTTTGGAGAGCCTAAATCCTG GTATTGTGTTCCTCCAGAACATGGGAAGCGATTGGAGAGACTGGCGAAAG GCTTTTTCCCAGGGAGTGCCCAGAACTGTGAGGCCTTCCTTCGACACAAAATGACCCTGATCTCCCCATCTATCCTGAAGAAGTATGGCATTCCCTTTGACAAG attaCTCAGGAAGCTGGGGAGTTCATGATCACATTCCCCTATGGGTATCATGCTGGTTTCAACCATGGCTTCAACTGTGCTGAGTCAACAAATTTTGCAACCCAACGTTGGATTGAGTATGGGAAGCAGGCAACACTG TGCTCCTGCCGGAAGGACATGGTGAAGATCTCTATGGATGTGTTTGTGCAGAAGTTCCAGCCTGATCGCTACAAGCAGTGGAAAGCTGGGAAGGACAATGCTGCCATTGACCACTCCCTGCCAACTCCAGAGGCAGCAGAATTTCTAAAGGAGGGAAATGGGGATAGTGAAACGGAGATGAACTCCAGTGTAGGCAGCACTGATGAAAGTGAGACTACAGTAAACAACAAAAAGAG CCTCATCAAGCATAGAATTGGGACTAAAAGGCATCGTGTGTGTTTGGAGGTCCCCCAAGAGGTCCTCCCAAAGGAAGAATTGCATTATGAAGTGGAAGTGTGTGAGGAAGAAGCAATATCCACCCAACAGGATCACCAGCAAGGAATGGACTGCACTGAGGAACTTAGCACTGAGGAACTTGGCCATCAAG caaaGGTGGAAGAGCTGCAGCTAGTGAAATGTGAAACTGTGGGAGAGGTGGTTGTAGACCAGTCTGTGAGTCCCACCCCTCTGGTTGAGTGCTCTTCACATGAAGTGGAAAACCCCATTGTTCCTGATAATGAAACTTCCCCTGCCCGTGATGATAATGTTAACCTTCTCCACCTTCCAAAAAGCCAGAAACACATTGTAAATAGCCACATCTCCAAGGAAGTTAGTCCTGCCTCCAGACCTCAAAGCCCTGTTGCTGGAACAAGTGGAGATTATCTCACTGGTGGAGCTCCCCATTGCCTGCCGAGATCAGGGGCAGCCTGTCTGGTTCTGAGCAAGACTCTGAGCCCAGCTGAAGTGCTGCATGTTCACAGCTACGCTAAGGGGAGCTACAGTGAAGCAGGAGCTGGCAGTCCATCAGAGAGGAGGGTCAACACTGGGATGAGTGGCAAGGAGCAAGGTGATGCACAG ATTGCTGAAGAGGACACAGACTCTGTGAAGAGCAAACGTCAGCCTCTGGACAAACTACCACGTCACCACCCTTTAGTTAAAGACTGTTTCAGTGATGAAG AAATGCAAGAGCAGATCCATTTGGATGAGGACACTGCCGAGACCGAACAGTGGGCAAAGTCTCTTGCTAACCTTTGGCAAACCCGGCCCCATAACCTGCAGGCAGAGCGGGAGTACAATCGGAACATGGGTTTGGAACCTCCTTACTGTGCAGTTTGCATGCTGTTCCAGACATACCACCAG TCGGAGTATGATGGCAATAACCAAAGCACTCTGATGGACTCAGAGGGCAGGCTTAGGACAAAGCCCCTTATCCCTGAAATGTGTTTCTCTACAAATGAGGTCAGCAATGACCTAAACTTCTCTGCCCCCTACCTGGAGGAAGATGGTACCAGCTTGCTTATCACCTGCTCCAACTGTTGTGTCAGGGTCCATACCA GTTGTTACGGTGTTGCTCCTGAGAAAGTGTCTGATGACTGGAAATGTTCACGATGTGAAGCAAATGCCATGACGGAG AGTTGCTGTTTATGTTCACTGAGAGGAGGGGCCCTGCAGAGAGCCAACAATGACAA ATGGGTGCATGTACTCTGTGCAGTGGCGGTGTTGGAAGCACGATTTGTGAACCTTGCAGAACGCAGTCCTGTGGATCTCAGTGGGATACCCTTGCAGAGGTTTAAATTG AAATGCTTTTACTGCAAAAAGCGGATGAAAAGGGCTGCAGGATGCTGTGTGCAGTGCTCGCATGGTCGCTGCCCCACCTCCTTTCATGCTACCTGCGCACAAGCAGCAGGAGTCCTTATGCAGTCTGATGATTGGCCCTTCGTTGTGTTCATTACCTGCTTCCGCCACAAAGGGCCTATTCATACAGAG CGCAATAAGGCAGCCCTGCGTGAGCTGTCTGTGGGACAGAAGGTGATCTGTAAACACAAAAATGGGCGATACTACCAGAGTGAGGTGGTGAATCTCACCAAAGAAACCTTTTACGAGGTGAACTTTGATGATGGATCCTTCAGCGACAACCTCTTTCCAGAGGACATTGTG agCCGAGACTGCCAGCAGTTGGGGCCCCCTGGGGAATCAGAGGTTGTGCAGGTGCGGTGGACTGATGGGCTGGTTTATGGAGCTAAGTTTGTGGCAGCACATGTTGTCCAGATGTATCAG gTAGAGTTTGAGGATGGATCGCAGCTATCGGCCAAGAGGGATGATGTTTACACCCTCGACGAA